The following coding sequences are from one Bacteroidota bacterium window:
- a CDS encoding isoaspartyl peptidase/L-asparaginase, which yields MKLIIHGGFFSESSQSLETKTAKQNALKRVLTNSYDYLKKHTALETIVYAVEQLEDDELFNAGIGSQIQSDGKIRMSASMMDGKSAKFSGVINIENVKNPIRVAEKLFGTVDRVLGGEGATNFARSNKFDFFNPEIPQRRKEYEAKAGIKSMGTVGCVALDANGNIAAATSTGGKGFEVPGRISDSATTAGNYANEFCGVSCTGIGEDIVSASVATKIVTRVSDGFTIEKAFEKTFAELKVYDGFAGAIAIDNKGTIYHLDSHPSMVYGSFDGKTMDVFH from the coding sequence TTAGAAACAAAAACTGCGAAACAAAATGCACTGAAACGTGTATTGACGAATTCGTATGACTATTTAAAAAAACATACCGCTCTTGAAACCATTGTTTATGCAGTAGAGCAATTAGAAGATGATGAATTGTTCAATGCCGGCATTGGCTCACAGATTCAGAGTGACGGAAAAATCCGCATGAGTGCATCCATGATGGATGGAAAAAGTGCAAAGTTCAGTGGTGTGATTAATATCGAAAATGTAAAAAACCCGATTCGTGTTGCTGAAAAATTATTCGGAACCGTTGATCGAGTTTTAGGAGGAGAAGGCGCAACAAATTTTGCCCGCTCCAATAAATTTGATTTTTTTAATCCTGAAATTCCACAACGCAGAAAAGAATACGAAGCGAAAGCCGGAATTAAATCGATGGGAACAGTGGGTTGTGTGGCATTAGATGCAAATGGAAACATTGCAGCTGCAACCTCTACCGGAGGAAAAGGATTTGAAGTTCCGGGACGAATTTCGGACTCAGCAACCACCGCAGGGAATTATGCAAATGAATTTTGTGGTGTGAGTTGCACCGGAATTGGAGAAGATATTGTAAGTGCATCGGTTGCAACAAAAATTGTTACACGTGTGAGTGATGGCTTTACAATTGAAAAAGCATTTGAAAAAACCTTTGCTGAATTAAAAGTATACGATGGGTTTGCCGGAGCGATTGCAATTGACAACAAAGGAACGATCTACCACTTAGATTCACATCCCAGTATGGTTTACGGTAGCTTTGACGGAAAAACGATGGACGTATTTCACTAA
- a CDS encoding T9SS type A sorting domain-containing protein produces the protein MKKITLSFLCVVVLLISNNSIKAQAPTPPRLIYGSSPFQDSLWGIDSTFWNVVFRNGPSLSGFTITGMNGLAFDPTTYETYIIMKVSGVSGRVLGKIDLTTGVCTQVGNLGDNFSSIIFDKFGQLYGATGNGATVPETLYKIDKTTGTITLMYAMGNGADGEVLCYNRADDFIYHWSGNSTMVMEKMARTDVAYTPINIPVTGTTGGETFGAMYLNPNYFLISTIASSFNRVNTTGTYGGTFASLPDDLRGTIMPPQFTTTTTTFCEGTTFYADAGSLQLFDSVIYHWGDGTSNAVGVTNSGLDGASHNYAAGTYTLNILLDNGVVRDTIKSYSITVNPSPVVTLSGTTSICSGVANTLTTSGTGTLQWYLNGAILPGETTNTYTTNIAGVYNLVETNTFGCADSATVGLTLINFTNPVVTANVTADTICTGDTITLNGGGALTYVWNNSALDNVSFALTSSTFYTVVGTDVNGCINSDSILVTVNPLPTVSILGTTSICLGTSTTLSGNGASTYIWTGGPATVGYTVSPTTTSTYTVTGTDVNGCVNSSTATVTVNTVDITTSTAGVTITANATASSYLWINCPSGTSTGITTQSFTPTANGSYAVVVTTGSCSDTSACVAITTIGINEYSLFDAIQVYPNPNNGSFFIQSSIEGTYTIVNELGQILKTVVLNSDNNYSMNINDLAPGVYIVTGINNNSVVNKRVIVTN, from the coding sequence ATGAAAAAAATTACTCTGTCTTTTTTATGTGTTGTTGTTTTATTAATAAGCAACAACTCCATAAAAGCGCAAGCGCCAACACCTCCTCGTTTAATTTATGGTTCAAGCCCTTTTCAGGATTCTCTTTGGGGAATTGATTCCACTTTTTGGAATGTGGTTTTCAGAAACGGTCCATCCTTATCCGGATTTACGATTACTGGAATGAATGGTTTGGCATTTGACCCTACGACTTATGAAACCTACATCATCATGAAGGTTTCTGGAGTTAGTGGACGTGTTTTAGGAAAAATAGATCTAACAACGGGTGTTTGCACACAAGTAGGAAATTTAGGAGATAACTTTTCTTCCATCATCTTTGATAAGTTTGGTCAACTTTATGGTGCTACAGGTAATGGCGCAACCGTTCCCGAAACACTTTATAAAATTGACAAAACCACAGGCACGATAACGCTGATGTATGCCATGGGTAACGGTGCTGATGGAGAGGTTTTATGTTATAACCGTGCTGATGATTTTATTTATCACTGGTCAGGAAACAGTACAATGGTAATGGAGAAAATGGCAAGAACAGATGTCGCTTACACTCCTATTAACATTCCTGTTACAGGAACTACCGGAGGAGAAACTTTTGGTGCTATGTATTTAAATCCAAATTATTTCCTCATCTCCACTATCGCAAGCAGCTTTAATAGAGTGAACACCACAGGAACTTATGGTGGAACATTTGCCTCATTGCCTGATGATTTAAGAGGAACGATTATGCCTCCACAATTTACAACTACCACTACTACTTTTTGCGAAGGCACAACATTTTATGCAGATGCTGGAAGTTTACAATTATTTGATAGCGTAATTTATCACTGGGGCGATGGAACAAGCAACGCAGTTGGTGTTACAAATAGTGGATTAGATGGTGCTTCACATAATTATGCCGCAGGAACTTACACCTTAAATATTTTATTAGACAATGGAGTTGTTCGTGATACAATTAAATCTTATTCTATAACAGTAAACCCTAGTCCTGTTGTAACATTGTCTGGAACAACTTCTATTTGTTCCGGAGTTGCCAATACGCTTACTACCTCAGGAACAGGAACACTACAATGGTATCTGAATGGGGCAATATTGCCGGGAGAAACCACAAACACCTATACAACAAATATTGCCGGGGTATATAACCTTGTTGAAACAAATACTTTTGGCTGTGCCGATTCTGCAACAGTTGGATTAACATTAATCAACTTTACAAATCCAGTTGTAACTGCAAATGTAACAGCCGATACGATCTGTACAGGAGATACGATTACACTAAATGGTGGTGGTGCATTAACGTATGTTTGGAATAATTCAGCATTAGATAATGTTAGTTTTGCTTTAACGAGTTCTACCTTTTATACTGTTGTTGGAACGGATGTAAATGGTTGTATCAACTCCGATTCTATTTTAGTTACTGTAAACCCTTTGCCTACTGTTAGTATCTTGGGTACAACATCCATCTGCCTTGGAACCAGCACCACACTTTCCGGGAATGGTGCGAGTACATACATATGGACAGGTGGGCCTGCTACTGTTGGGTATACCGTTTCTCCAACAACTACTTCAACGTATACGGTAACTGGAACAGATGTAAATGGATGTGTAAATTCTTCTACTGCAACAGTTACCGTTAACACCGTTGACATTACGACAAGTACTGCCGGTGTTACAATTACTGCGAATGCAACAGCTTCATCTTACTTGTGGATTAACTGCCCTTCCGGAACTTCTACCGGAATAACTACACAAAGTTTCACACCAACTGCTAACGGTAGTTATGCTGTAGTAGTAACTACCGGCTCGTGTTCCGACACCTCCGCTTGCGTTGCAATCACAACTATTGGAATAAATGAATACAGTCTGTTTGATGCAATCCAAGTATACCCAAATCCAAATAATGGCAGCTTTTTCATTCAATCTTCCATTGAGGGTACTTATACAATTGTAAATGAATTAGGACAAATTTTGAAAACCGTTGTATTGAATTCAGACAACAACTATTCAATGAATATTAATGACTTAGCACCCGGAGTTTACATCGTTACGGGCATTAACAACAACTCTGTTGTTAACAAACGTGTGATTGTAACGAACTAA
- a CDS encoding T9SS type A sorting domain-containing protein yields MNQKKTKLLLLFLAGMGISGLQAQDAATASGGDASGAGGSAAYSVGQVAYTSIETASGSVNQGVQQPYKVSAIGINTNPDIDLLMSVYPNPTVTLINLSVQNMDLSNLSYQLYDVQGKLLVNQKITTAVTSVLMEEYATGNYFLKVTDKNAELKSFKIIKN; encoded by the coding sequence ATGAATCAGAAAAAAACAAAACTATTGTTATTGTTTCTTGCTGGAATGGGTATCTCGGGCTTACAAGCTCAAGATGCTGCAACTGCATCCGGGGGGGATGCCAGTGGTGCAGGCGGAAGTGCCGCCTACTCTGTTGGTCAGGTTGCATACACCAGTATTGAAACTGCTTCTGGATCGGTTAACCAAGGTGTTCAGCAGCCTTACAAGGTTTCCGCGATCGGAATTAACACGAATCCTGACATTGATTTATTGATGTCGGTTTATCCAAATCCAACGGTGACACTTATTAATTTGAGTGTTCAAAACATGGATTTGAGCAATCTTTCATATCAATTGTATGATGTGCAAGGAAAGCTGTTGGTGAATCAAAAAATTACGACTGCAGTTACTTCTGTTTTAATGGAGGAGTATGCTACAGGTAATTATTTTTTGAAGGTTACCGATAAAAATGCTGAATTAAAGTCTTTCAAAATTATTAAAAACTAA
- a CDS encoding collagen-like protein encodes MKRIFTLAAAMLLTVGMFAQAPQKMSYQTVIRDASNALVASAPVGIQISILQGSATGTAVFVETHTPTTNANGLASLQIGGGTAVTGTMAGIDWSAGPYFIKTETDPLGGTAYTISGTTELVSVPYALFSANGTPGPIGATGATGADGIAGPVGPTGADGAVGATGADGLVGPTGADGIAGPVGPTGAAGATGADGIAGPVGPTGLTGATGLTGAAGANGATGATGLTGAAGANGATGATGLTGAAGATGLTGATGLTGATGLTGATGLTGATGPGTLTGTTNYVVKFTGATAGGNSTIQDNGTSISMGLTTPSIIYQNYVYRQQLTINGDGQSTVFGYRTRDSQNDGTGYSQIQTNRASSGYNFWGDVYTFGDASYNYNDYSRCGGSFGADVNGAYWGSLGYRSSGLLNYGVYGSAAYASGAGRLATGTATGIGSGFYGDLMGGWVRGDVMGFASQGSLFASYNVGNTYTTGFHADLVKTNGSVTPAFAVTSTSVKVYDDGAATLSSGTTRVNFTPEFAALVNGKATVTVSPMGNCNGLYIVSIDEKGFTVAEMNSGTSNVEFSYIAIGKRVDASESTVPAVLTTSTFTEKMSGMMFNEGNTKQSGSAMWWNGSNLEFSTPPSLTREQKTALLGTSNR; translated from the coding sequence ATGAAAAGAATTTTTACTCTAGCAGCTGCAATGCTGTTAACTGTGGGAATGTTTGCCCAAGCTCCTCAAAAGATGAGCTATCAAACAGTAATCAGAGATGCCTCCAATGCCTTAGTGGCAAGTGCTCCAGTAGGTATCCAAATTAGTATTTTACAAGGTTCTGCTACAGGAACTGCTGTGTTTGTAGAAACACATACCCCAACAACTAATGCTAACGGTTTAGCTAGCTTACAAATTGGTGGTGGTACTGCAGTAACAGGAACTATGGCTGGTATCGACTGGTCAGCTGGTCCTTACTTTATTAAAACAGAAACAGATCCATTAGGTGGAACTGCTTACACTATTTCTGGAACTACAGAATTAGTAAGTGTACCTTATGCATTATTTTCTGCAAACGGAACTCCGGGACCAATAGGTGCTACAGGAGCTACTGGTGCTGATGGTATTGCTGGTCCGGTTGGTCCTACAGGTGCTGATGGAGCTGTTGGTGCTACTGGTGCTGATGGTTTAGTTGGTCCTACAGGTGCTGATGGAATCGCTGGTCCAGTTGGTCCTACAGGAGCTGCTGGTGCTACTGGTGCTGATGGAATTGCTGGCCCGGTTGGTCCTACAGGATTAACTGGTGCTACAGGATTAACAGGAGCTGCTGGTGCAAATGGTGCTACTGGTGCTACTGGATTAACTGGTGCTGCTGGAGCAAATGGTGCTACTGGTGCTACTGGATTAACTGGTGCTGCTGGAGCTACAGGTTTAACTGGTGCTACAGGTTTAACTGGAGCTACTGGATTAACTGGAGCTACTGGATTAACTGGAGCTACTGGTCCTGGTACTTTAACTGGAACAACAAATTATGTTGTTAAGTTTACTGGTGCTACTGCTGGCGGTAACTCAACTATTCAAGATAACGGGACTTCTATTTCTATGGGGTTAACTACTCCTTCAATTATTTACCAAAATTATGTTTATCGTCAGCAATTAACTATTAATGGTGATGGACAATCTACAGTGTTCGGCTACCGTACACGTGACTCACAAAATGATGGTACTGGTTATTCACAAATACAAACAAATCGTGCAAGCTCTGGTTATAATTTCTGGGGTGATGTTTATACATTTGGTGATGCATCTTACAACTACAATGACTATTCACGTTGTGGAGGTAGTTTTGGTGCGGATGTAAATGGCGCATATTGGGGATCTTTGGGTTATAGATCATCTGGTTTATTAAACTATGGTGTTTATGGATCTGCTGCTTACGCTTCAGGTGCTGGTCGTTTAGCAACTGGAACTGCAACCGGAATCGGTTCTGGTTTCTATGGTGATTTAATGGGCGGCTGGGTTCGCGGTGATGTAATGGGTTTTGCTTCTCAAGGTTCATTATTTGCTTCTTACAATGTAGGTAATACTTACACAACTGGTTTCCACGCTGATTTAGTGAAAACAAATGGTTCTGTAACTCCTGCTTTCGCAGTTACTTCTACTTCTGTAAAAGTTTATGACGATGGAGCTGCAACATTATCTAGCGGAACAACTCGTGTTAACTTTACACCTGAGTTTGCTGCTTTAGTAAATGGTAAAGCAACTGTTACTGTTTCTCCAATGGGAAATTGCAACGGTTTATATATCGTTTCTATTGACGAAAAAGGATTTACTGTTGCTGAAATGAACAGCGGAACAAGCAATGTTGAGTTCTCTTACATTGCTATCGGAAAACGTGTTGATGCTTCTGAATCAACTGTTCCTGCAGTACTTACTACTTCAACATTCACAGAAAAAATGTCTGGAATGATGTTTAATGAAGGTAATACAAAACAATCTGGTTCTGCAATGTGGTGGAACGGTTCAAACTTGGAATTTTCAACTCCTCCATCTTTGACTCGTGAACAAAAAACTGCTTTGTTAGGTACTTCTAACAGATAA
- a CDS encoding M20/M25/M40 family metallo-hydrolase, with translation MRIVFIFFVFLSNSILAQNKAIAPSCSQSYFQYVIATLAHDSMEGRLPGTVGEKKSAEFINQQFCKAGVKPIHKKQSTFPFTFKNEDSTVVASVGNIVAKIDTKSEYCIVISAHYDHIGHGEHHSLAPFSNNAIHNGADDNASGVAMMLGLASWCKENQKKLNYDIVFVAFSGEEDGLFGGSYFLSQNLIDTSKIICNINYDMVGHLDKSRPMIEVDGALETEAWNMLLPNDTTSQFIAERSRIRIKGGADHCVFIEANIPAILISTGITSFYHRPTDDLETINFLGMEAIGNYSIELLLRLNNKKELHLFLK, from the coding sequence ATGCGAATCGTTTTCATCTTTTTTGTTTTTCTTTCTAATTCTATTCTCGCACAAAACAAAGCGATTGCTCCCTCCTGCTCGCAATCCTATTTTCAATATGTGATTGCAACCTTGGCGCATGATTCCATGGAAGGTCGTTTGCCTGGAACAGTTGGTGAAAAAAAATCTGCCGAATTTATCAACCAACAATTTTGTAAAGCAGGTGTAAAACCAATTCATAAAAAACAAAGCACTTTTCCTTTTACTTTTAAAAATGAAGATTCGACAGTTGTAGCCTCCGTTGGAAACATTGTAGCTAAAATAGATACCAAATCAGAATACTGCATTGTAATTTCTGCACACTACGACCATATTGGACATGGAGAACATCATTCCTTAGCTCCATTCTCAAACAATGCAATTCATAATGGTGCCGATGATAATGCGAGTGGTGTTGCAATGATGCTTGGATTGGCAAGTTGGTGTAAAGAAAATCAGAAAAAGTTGAATTACGATATTGTATTTGTTGCCTTTAGTGGTGAAGAGGATGGACTCTTCGGTGGCAGTTATTTTCTATCGCAAAATTTAATTGATACCTCAAAAATAATTTGCAATATCAATTATGATATGGTTGGACACCTCGACAAAAGCCGACCAATGATTGAAGTAGATGGGGCATTAGAGACCGAAGCGTGGAACATGCTGTTACCAAATGATACAACCAGTCAATTTATTGCCGAACGCTCTCGAATTCGTATCAAAGGCGGTGCCGATCACTGTGTGTTTATAGAGGCAAACATCCCTGCCATTTTGATTTCAACAGGAATTACAAGCTTTTATCATCGCCCTACTGATGATTTAGAAACCATCAACTTCCTTGGCATGGAAGCAATCGGCAACTACTCGATTGAATTGTTACTTCGCTTGAACAACAAAAAAGAGTTGCATCTTTTTTTAAAGTAA
- a CDS encoding SET domain-containing protein has translation MKREIKNRYSNTINYKIDANESDYLYIQESQIKNAGNGLFTAIPIFKDEVISLFKGEILSAFEAKGRATRGEDAYFMNMLDGSILDAMHVNCFAKYANDATGFTKTKFKKNATISLDENDVVCIVSDRAIKMGEEIFCSYGKSYWKNFKNKLSK, from the coding sequence ATGAAACGAGAAATTAAAAATAGGTATTCCAACACCATCAATTATAAAATTGATGCGAATGAATCCGATTACTTATACATTCAGGAGTCGCAAATAAAAAATGCCGGAAATGGCTTGTTTACTGCAATCCCAATTTTTAAAGATGAGGTGATCTCGTTGTTTAAGGGAGAAATACTTAGTGCATTTGAAGCGAAGGGCAGAGCAACCAGAGGGGAAGATGCTTATTTTATGAATATGTTGGATGGAAGCATCCTGGACGCCATGCATGTGAATTGTTTTGCAAAGTATGCCAACGATGCTACAGGATTTACAAAAACAAAGTTTAAAAAAAACGCAACCATTTCTTTGGATGAAAACGATGTTGTTTGTATCGTTTCAGATAGAGCCATTAAAATGGGGGAAGAAATATTTTGTAGCTATGGAAAATCGTATTGGAAAAACTTTAAAAATAAATTGAGCAAGTAA
- a CDS encoding T9SS type A sorting domain-containing protein: MLVSIFKVSAQTITLNAVLSGTTTAADVSTPGDLTNICSSCDRGYIKFDLTSIPVGATVTGATIKFVAIAPSASSGSTVNKITSTTLDAATPGAGFYTALNSSPGAAGGSWAFSSLPNTFLMPLIPAGITNLNTALGTGQITYGVIRGSTNVYTFAGYNNSITANQPQLIVDYALPCTGTPVAGTASAPTTACSGANFNLALAGYSIAGGLTFQWQSSPDGIVPYVNIAGATTATASVSQTAATFYQCIVTCTASGLSDTSNAISVAMSPFFSCYCASGATQTGDTEVGNVTVGALNNSSTCSTTGGAGSVLNLYSNYTALPPVNFAQSTIVPFSLEMITCGGPYDNSFGIYIDFNQNGSFADPGEEVYAAATLTNGPHIETGTFTVPLTATLGVTGMRIVGVEGSPTPCGTYGYGETEDYSINITPAPACIQPNTLTASGSTTNSANLAWTAGGTETNWDVYYGLAPLTAPTGSTIPSDSTVVNSYNVTGLTSLTAYQYYVRADCGGGVNSAWTGPYDFNTICGGATCNYVFVLSDLYDSWNGASIDIRQNGVLVQNVTLPGGPLTDSILVPLCDGATTTLSWNRGSYPSECSFELFNPFNVSVAQFSDGSLLAEDSVFTTFATNCTPPACPQPFGVTVTNVGPDSAIITWSCPTCTGPYIIEYDTTGFAAGTGTADTVLTSPYPITGLNQGTVYEVYVSQDCSGTGDGESTLAGPYSFTTTVTYDNVCGALPLTFGTNGPFQTSVGTVEIGEPAPPAIGCQEQTGWCNSNITNTLWFTFVAPASGRVKIQSPGFDTQLAIWSALTCDTILNGGATLVAANDDDADYALHGGVNYSSLIDPVNCLTPGATYYVQLDAYSTPGGSTTIILTDLGAANASFTTLAPTYCTVDSSITLVPVQAGGVFSGAGVTGSTFSPSAAGVGTHTITYMLSACDSTVQTIVVDSVPVASYTYFNVANVITFTNTTSGTTTSVWDFGDGSPTSTVANPIHTYTANGAYLVQLIVSNACGVDTVTNTIVITGIGIDEIAEGSVSIYPNPTNGAFNVTINNANFSELRISIVDIQGKEVFTSFDRNVNAGYNKQINVEGLSKGLYFIKLNTGSDSKTQKLIIQ, from the coding sequence ATGCTTGTGAGCATATTTAAAGTATCTGCTCAAACAATTACACTTAATGCTGTTTTGTCAGGAACGACAACTGCAGCGGATGTCTCTACACCAGGAGATTTAACAAACATTTGTTCCTCTTGTGATAGAGGATATATCAAATTTGATTTAACATCTATTCCTGTTGGTGCAACTGTTACGGGGGCAACCATTAAATTCGTTGCGATTGCACCTTCTGCAAGCAGCGGAAGTACAGTCAACAAAATTACATCTACAACATTGGATGCAGCAACACCCGGTGCAGGCTTTTATACAGCACTTAATTCTTCTCCCGGTGCAGCAGGAGGAAGCTGGGCATTTTCTTCATTACCCAACACCTTTTTGATGCCACTTATTCCTGCCGGAATTACAAATTTAAATACGGCTCTTGGAACCGGACAAATTACCTATGGTGTTATCAGAGGAAGTACCAACGTTTATACATTTGCTGGGTATAATAATTCCATCACTGCAAACCAACCACAACTAATTGTTGATTATGCGTTGCCTTGCACAGGAACTCCTGTTGCAGGAACAGCTTCTGCTCCAACAACTGCATGTAGTGGTGCAAATTTTAATCTTGCATTAGCAGGTTATAGCATCGCTGGAGGTCTTACCTTTCAATGGCAATCATCACCAGATGGAATTGTTCCTTATGTAAACATTGCTGGTGCAACAACTGCAACTGCTTCTGTTTCACAAACTGCAGCTACTTTTTATCAATGTATTGTAACTTGTACTGCAAGTGGTTTGAGTGATACATCAAATGCTATTTCCGTAGCAATGAGTCCGTTCTTTTCTTGCTACTGTGCTTCTGGTGCAACGCAAACTGGCGATACTGAAGTTGGAAATGTAACAGTTGGTGCTTTAAATAACTCTTCTACGTGTTCTACTACTGGTGGTGCTGGTTCAGTTTTAAACTTGTATTCGAATTATACTGCACTTCCCCCAGTTAATTTCGCGCAATCAACGATTGTCCCATTTTCATTAGAAATGATTACTTGCGGTGGGCCTTATGATAATAGCTTTGGTATCTATATCGATTTTAATCAAAATGGTTCATTTGCAGATCCGGGTGAAGAAGTTTATGCCGCTGCAACGCTTACAAACGGACCACACATTGAAACAGGTACATTTACTGTTCCTTTAACAGCAACTTTAGGTGTTACAGGGATGAGAATTGTAGGTGTTGAAGGAAGTCCAACTCCTTGTGGAACTTATGGATACGGTGAAACAGAAGATTACAGCATTAACATTACACCTGCTCCTGCATGTATTCAACCGAATACATTAACCGCTTCCGGTTCTACAACCAATTCTGCTAATTTGGCTTGGACAGCTGGAGGAACGGAAACAAATTGGGATGTATATTATGGTTTAGCTCCATTAACTGCTCCTACGGGTTCAACAATTCCTTCGGATTCAACAGTTGTAAATTCATACAACGTTACAGGATTAACTTCCTTAACTGCCTACCAATATTATGTGCGTGCTGATTGCGGTGGAGGTGTGAATAGTGCATGGACCGGACCATACGATTTTAATACCATCTGTGGTGGCGCAACGTGTAATTATGTTTTTGTATTATCAGATTTATATGATAGTTGGAACGGAGCAAGTATTGACATCCGACAAAACGGAGTATTGGTTCAAAATGTAACTTTACCTGGTGGGCCATTAACAGATTCTATACTCGTTCCATTGTGTGATGGTGCAACCACAACTCTTTCTTGGAACAGAGGATCCTATCCGAGTGAATGTTCATTTGAATTGTTCAATCCATTTAATGTATCTGTCGCTCAATTTTCAGATGGATCGCTTCTTGCTGAAGATTCAGTATTTACAACCTTCGCAACAAATTGTACACCTCCTGCTTGTCCGCAACCATTTGGTGTAACCGTTACAAACGTTGGCCCTGATTCTGCAATCATTACATGGTCATGTCCAACTTGTACAGGTCCTTACATTATTGAATATGATACAACAGGATTTGCTGCCGGTACAGGAACAGCGGATACGGTTTTAACCTCTCCTTATCCAATCACAGGCTTAAATCAAGGAACAGTTTATGAAGTGTATGTATCGCAAGACTGTTCTGGAACAGGAGATGGCGAAAGTACATTGGCTGGTCCTTATAGTTTTACAACAACAGTTACCTATGATAATGTTTGTGGAGCACTTCCTTTAACTTTTGGAACAAATGGTCCTTTTCAAACATCAGTAGGAACAGTTGAAATTGGTGAGCCAGCTCCTCCTGCAATTGGTTGTCAAGAGCAAACAGGATGGTGTAATAGCAATATCACGAACACCTTGTGGTTTACATTTGTTGCTCCAGCATCTGGAAGAGTAAAAATTCAATCTCCGGGTTTTGATACGCAATTAGCAATATGGAGTGCACTTACATGCGACACCATTTTAAATGGCGGAGCAACACTTGTTGCAGCAAATGATGATGATGCGGATTATGCACTTCATGGTGGTGTTAACTATTCTTCTTTGATTGATCCGGTTAATTGTTTAACTCCGGGAGCAACCTATTATGTTCAATTGGATGCGTATTCGACTCCGGGTGGAAGCACAACCATTATCTTAACCGATCTTGGTGCTGCAAATGCTTCTTTTACAACATTAGCTCCTACATATTGTACTGTAGATTCAAGCATTACATTAGTCCCTGTTCAAGCAGGTGGCGTGTTTAGTGGTGCTGGTGTTACCGGTTCAACTTTCAGCCCATCTGCTGCAGGAGTTGGAACACATACAATTACATATATGCTAAGCGCATGTGATTCAACCGTTCAAACAATAGTAGTCGATAGCGTTCCAGTGGCATCGTATACCTATTTTAATGTTGCCAATGTGATTACGTTTACAAATACTACTTCTGGAACAACTACAAGTGTTTGGGATTTTGGTGATGGAAGTCCGACTTCCACAGTTGCAAATCCTATCCATACATACACTGCGAATGGAGCCTATCTCGTTCAATTGATTGTTTCAAATGCATGTGGAGTAGATACAGTTACAAATACGATTGTAATTACTGGTATTGGAATTGATGAAATTGCTGAAGGAAGTGTTTCTATCTATCCAAATCCAACGAATGGTGCATTTAATGTTACAATCAACAACGCTAATTTTTCTGAATTAAGAATTAGTATTGTCGATATTCAAGGAAAAGAAGTGTTTACTTCTTTTGATAGAAATGTGAATGCCGGATACAACAAACAAATTAATGTTGAAGGTTTATCAAAAGGCTTGTATTTCATCAAATTGAATACAGGATCCGATTCAAAAACTCAAAAATTGATTATCCAATAA